In the genome of Sphaeramia orbicularis chromosome 13, fSphaOr1.1, whole genome shotgun sequence, one region contains:
- the LOC115431544 gene encoding claudin-3-like — protein MERQLELGALGLAFTGWLCAVLTRCLALWKVIGTVGNATATLPAYWDGVWLEWDHWDLNHDGSLHCSFYRSLMSLSGSFRTWRALIVAAIGAGAFAVVIASVGAMWFPHRGQIKVFSGALFVLSALLLLVPTAWTCHHTSQPLEGAELLRRDWGPALYLGWISFGLMLVGGVFLTTRCPTVERQGHAAADEGREEEADHPLSTINRTTFTQSQYDRRSGAV, from the coding sequence ATGGAGAGGCAGCTGGAGCTCGGTGCCCTGGGTCTGGCCTTCACCGGGTGGCTTTGCGCCGTCCTGACACGCTGCCTGGCCCTGTGGAAAGTGATTGGCACCGTGGGGAACGCCACCGCCACCCTGCCTGCCTACTGGGACGGGGTGTGGTTGGAATGGGATCACTGGGATTTAAACCACGACGGGAGCCTCCACTGCTCCTTCTACCGCTCCCTCATGTCACTTTCTGGAAGTTTCCGTACGTGGAGGGCCCTCATCGTGGCGGCCATCGGCGCTGGAGCTTTCGCCGTGGTGATCGCCTCGGTGGGGGCCATGTGGTTCCCCCACCGAGGTCAGATCAAAGTGTTTTCTGGTGCTCTCTTTGTTTTGTCTGCGCTCCTGCTGCTGGTTCCCACAGCCTGGACGTGCCATCACACCAGTCAGCCACTGGAGGGGGCTGAGCTGCTGAGGAGGGACTGGGGACCGGCGCTCTACCTCGGGTGGATCTCCTTCGGTTTGATGTTGGTCGGAGGGGTGTTTCTCACCACCAGATGCCCGACGGTTGAGAGGCAGGGGCACGCGGCGGCGGACGAGGGCAGGGAGGAAGAGGCGGACCACCCTCTGAGCACCATCAACAGGACTACGTTCACCCAGAGCCAGTACGACCGCAGATCAGGAGCCGTCTGA
- the sbds gene encoding ribosome maturation protein SBDS, translating to MSIFTPTNQIRLTNVAVVRMKKGGKRFEIACYKNKVMSWRSGVEKDLDEVLQTHSVFVNVSKGQVAKRDDLSKAFGTDDLTEICKQILAKGELQVSDKERQSQLETMFRDIATIVAEKCVNPETKRPYTVSLIERAMKDIHYSVKANKSTKQQALEVIRQLKETMEIQRAHMRLRLVLPAKEAKKLKEKLKPLLQVVESEDFDEELEMVCLVDPGCFREIDELIRCETKGRGSLEVLNLKDVEEGDEKL from the exons ATGTCTATATTTACGCCAACAAACCAAATACGACTGACAAATGTGGCGGTGGTGAGGATGAAAAAAGGAGGGAAGAGGTTTGAAATCGCCtgctacaagaataaagttatgAGCTGGAGATCAGGAGT GGAGAAGGATCTGGATGAAGTTTTACAGACACATTCTGTTTTTGTAAACGTATCCAAAGGTCAAGTGGCGAAGAGGGATGATTTGTCCAAAGCTTTTGGTACAGATGATCTAACAGAAATCTGTAAACAG ATCTTGGCTAAAGGCGAGCTTCAAGTGTCAGACAAAGAAAGGCAGAGTCAGCTGGAGACAATGTTCAGGGACATTGCCACTATTGTTGCTGAAAAGTGTGTCAACCCTGAAACCAAGAGGCCGTACACTGTCAGTCTGATTGAACGGGCCATGAAGGACATCCACTACTCTGTTAAGGCCAACAAAAGCACAAAGCAGCAG GCTCTGGAAGTGATCCGGCAGCTGAAGGAGACTATGGAGATCCAGAGAGCCCACATGAGGCTGAGGCTGGTGCTTCCAGCCAAAGAAGCCAAGAAGCTGAAGGAGAAGCTCAAGCCACTGCTGCAGGTTGTGGAAAGTGAGGACTTTGACGAGGAGCTGGAAATG GTGTGTCTGGTCGACCCCGGCTGCTTCAGGGAGATCGACGAGCTGATCCGATGTGAGACCAAAGGCCGAGGTTCTCTGGAAGTCCTCAATCTGAAGGACGTGGAGGAAGGAGACGAGAAGCTATAG